A single genomic interval of Vulpes vulpes isolate BD-2025 chromosome 3, VulVul3, whole genome shotgun sequence harbors:
- the SSC4D gene encoding scavenger receptor cysteine-rich domain-containing group B protein, with protein sequence MGPSERPSPGWLHKEAEMRIGLQPAEKSRGWRPGDRSAASSPLPPALSFLLLLPLASAVQPTSLPFPELRLVGGPSRCRGRLEVLHGGSWGSVCDDDWDVVDANVVCRQLGCGLALPVPRPLAFGQGRGPILLDNVECGGQEAALSQCRSRGWGVHNCFHYEDVAVLCDEFLPTQPPTRKVIISRAPPTTPQNGKGEGSVRLVGGAGPCQGRVEILHGGLWGTVCDDDWGLPDAAVVCRQLGCGAALAATTNAFFGYGTGHILLDNVHCEGSEPRLAACLSLGWGVHNCGHHEDAGALCAVLGPPTFTALPSLATREDWAWHTEPEATGVGALPSREMALFTTATWASGKKSGRLRLVGGPGPCRGRVEVMYAGGWGTVCDDDWDFADARVACREAGCGPALGATGLGHFGYGRGPVLLDNVGCAGTEARLSDCFHLGWGQHNCGHHEDAGALCSGPEELGLQGQQDGSETTRMPTPRPRDGHLRLANGANQCEGRVELFLGQRWGTVCDDAWDLRAATVLCRQLGCGQALAAPGEAHFGPGQGPILLDNVKCRGDESALLLCSHIRWDAHNCDHSEDASVLCQPL encoded by the exons ATGGGACCCTCTGAAAGGCCATCCCCTGGCTGGTTACACAAGGAAGCTGAGATGCGAATTGGTCTGCAGCCAGCAGAGAAGAGCAGGGGATGGAGGCCAGGAGACAGGAGTGCTGCCtcttcacccctccccccagccctatccttcctcctcctcttgccgCTGG CCAGCGCCGTACAGCCCACCTCGTTGCCCTTTCCAG AGCTGAGGCTGGTGGGGGGCCCAAGCCGCTGCCGGGGGCGCCTGGAGGTCTTGCACGGTGGCTCCTGGGGCAGCGTCTGTGACGATGATTGGGATGTGGTGGATGCCAACGTGGTGTGTCGACAGCTGGGCTGCGGCCTGGCGCTGCCCGTGCCTCGGCCCCTTGCCTTTGGCCAAGGCCGGGGCCCCATCCTGCTGGACAATGTGGAGTGTGGCGGGCAGGAAGCTGCGCTGAGCCAGTGCAGAAGCCGAGGCTGGGGTGTTCACAACTGCTTCCACTATGAAGACGTGGCTGTCCTGTGCGATG AATTCTTGCCCACGCAGCCCCCAACAAGGAAAGTGATCATCAGTAGGGCGCCCCCTACAACTCCGCAGAACGGGAAAG gtgaGGGCAGCGTGCGCCTGGTGGGGGGCGCAGGCCCATGTCAGGGCAGAGTGGAGATCTTACATGGCGGCCTGTGGGGCACCGTGTGCGACGATGACTGGGGGCTGCCAGACGCTGCTGTGGTCTGCCGTCAGCTGGGCTGTGGGGCCGCCCTGGCTGCCACTACCAACGCCTTCTTCGGCTACGGCACGGGGCACATCCTGCTGGACAACGTGCACTGTGAGGGCAGCGAGCCCCGCCTGGCAGCCTGCCTCAGCCTGGGCTGGGGTGTGCACAACTGTGGCCACCACGAGGATGCCGGCGCACTCTGTGCAG TGCTGGGCCCTCCAACTTTCACAGCATTACCATCCCTGGCCACAAGAGAGGACTGGGCCTGGCACACTGAGCCAGAGG CTACCGGAGTTGGCGCCCTGCCTTCCAGGGAGATGGCACTGTTCACCACAGCTACCTGGGCCTCGGGGAAGaaaa GCGGGCGGCTGCGGTTGGTGGGCGGCCCGGGCCCCTGCCGTGGCCGCGTGGAAGTGATGTACGCCGGGGGCTGGGGCACCGTGTGCGACGACGACTGGGACTTCGCGGATGCGCGCGTGGCCTGCCGCGAGGCGGGCTGCGGGCCTGCGTTGGGCGCCACCGGCCTCGGCCACTTCGGCTACGGGCGCGGCCCCGTGCTGCTGGACAACGTGGGTTGCGCCGGAACGGAGGCCCGCCTGAGCGACTGCTTCCACCTGGGCTGGGGTCAGCACAACTGCGGCCACCATGAGGATGCCGGAGCGCTCTGCTCAG GCCCAGAGGAGCTAGGACTGCAAGGCCAGCAGGACGGTTCTGAGACCACCCGGATGCCCACTCCTCGGCCCAGGGACG GGCACCTGCGTCTGGCCAATGGAGCCAACCAATGTGAGGGGCGTGTAGAACTCTTCCTAGGGCAACGGTGGGGCACCGTTTGTGATGACGCTTGGGACCTGCGGGCAGCCACTGTCCTGTGCCGCCAGCTGGGCTGTGGCCAGGCCCTGGCAGCCCCTGGCGAGGCCCACTTTGGCCCAGGCCAAGGCCCTATCCTCCTGGACAATGTTAAGTGCCGTGGGGATGAGAGTGCTCTTCTGCTCTGTTCTCACATACGCTGGGATGCCCACAACTGTGACCACAGCGAGGATGCTAGTGTCCTGTGCCAGCCATTGTGA
- the ZP3 gene encoding zona pellucida sperm-binding protein 3, translating into MGLSYGIFIRFLLLGGMELCCPQTIWPTETYYPLTSRPPVMVDCLESQLVVTVSKDLFGTGKLIRPADLTLGPENCEPLASMDTDDVVRFEVGLHECGSRVQVTDNALVYSTFLIHSPRPAGNLSILRTNRAEVPIECHYPRHSNVSSQAILPTWVPFRTTMLFEEKLVFSLRLMEEDWGSEKQSPTFQLGDIAHLQAEVHTGSHMPLRLFVDHCVATLIPDRNAFPHHKIVDFHGCLVDGLYNASSAFKAPRPRPETLQFTVDVFHFAKDSRNTIYITCHLKVTPADRVPDQLNKACSFIKSTKRWYPVEGSADICRCCNKGSCGLPGRSRRLSHLERGWRKSVSHTRNRRHVTEEAEITVGPLIFLGKASDHGIKGSTSPHTSVMLGLGLATVVSLTLATIVLVLAKRHSTASHPVICPASVSQ; encoded by the exons ATGGGGCTGAGCTATGGAATTTTCATCCGTTTTCTGCTCCTGGGAGGCATGGAGCTGTGCTGCCCCCAGACCATCTGGCCAACTGAGACCTACTACCCATTGACATCTAGGCCCCCAGTGATGGTGGACTGTCTGGAGTCCCAGCTGGTGGTCACTGTCAGCAAAGACCTTTTTGGTACTGGGAAGCTCATCAGGCCAGCAGACCTCACCCTGGGTCCAGAGAACTGTGAGCCCCTGGCCTCCATGGACACGGATGATGTGGTCAGGTTTGAGGTTGGGCTACACGAGTGTGGCAGCAGGGTGCAG GTGACTGACAATGCTCTGGTGTACAGCACCTTCCTGATCCACAGCCCCCGCCCTGCGGGCAACCTGTCCATCCTGAGAACTAACCGTGCTGAGGTTCCCATCGAGTGCCACTACCCCAG GCACAGCAATGTGAGCAGCCAGGCCATCCTGCCCACTTGGGTGCCCTTCAGGACCACAATGCTCTTCGAGGAGAAGCTGGTTTTCTCTCTCCGCCTAATGGAGG AGGACTGGGGCTCCGAGAAGCAGTCCCCCACATTCCAGCTGGGAGACATAGCCCACCTCCAGGCTGAAGTCCACACTGGCAGCCATATGCCACTGCGACTCTTTGTGGACCACTGTGTGGCCACGCTGATACCAGATCGGAATGCCTTCCCTCATCACAAAATTGTGGACTTCCATGG CTGTCTTGTGGATGGTCTCTACAATGCCTCTTCGGCCTTCAAAGCCCCCAGACCCAGGCCAGAGACTCTTCAGTTCACAGTGGATGTTTTCCACTTTGCTAAGGACTCCAGAAACACg ATCTATATCACCTGCCATCTGAAGGTCACTCCGGCTGACCGAGTCCCAGACCAGCTAAACAAAGCGTGTTCCTTCATCAAGTCTACCAAGAG GTGGTACCCTGTAGAAGGCTCGGCTGATATTTGTCGCTGTTGTAACAAAGGCAGCTGTGGCCTTCCAGGCCGGTCCAGGAGGCTGTCCCACCTAGAGAGAGGGTGGCGCAAGTCTGTTTCCCACACTAGAAATCGCAGGCACG TGACTGAAGAAGCAGAGATCACCGTGGGGCCTCTGATCTTCCTGGGAAAGGCTAGTGATCATGGTATAAAGGGGTCAACCTCTCCTCACACCTCTGTGATGTTGGGCTTAGGCCTGGCCACGGTGGTATCCCTGACTCTAGCTACCATTGTCCTGGTCCTTGCCAAGAGACATAGCACTGCTTCCCACCCTGTGATATGCCCTGCATCTGTCTCCCAATAA